The genomic DNA ACTTTTGCCCCCACAGATTGCGCTTCCTTTATTTGCAGCCTCCATAATCCCAGGCCCTCCGCCAGTCATAATAGTACAGCCCAGTTTCGGTACTTATGCAGCCATTTGCTCTGCTTGCAAATAAAATGGATTGTTGCTGCTAAATCTGGCTGAACCAAAATAGTGACACAAGGACCAACAAAATACATTTTGCGAATTCCATTAAATAAATCCCAAAACACATCCCAAACAAATCGCAGCTCTGAAATTCGACTCATGGGGCCATTTAAATACTCAATATTTCTAATCTTACGGATAGGTTCCATTTGTGAAATTAACAGCAAGGATAAAAAAAATTAAGCCCTTAAAGACAATTTTTCTAATTTGCATGCAATCAACAGGTATGGAAGCTAATAAAATAATGAACCCGCCCGTTTTCGGCGAGTTCGAAAATGGCAGATACGCTGATTCCTTCAGAGATCATCAAATTAGCCAATGAAATCAACCTCAAAATGCAATCGGGGGAGCAGATTTTAATCTGACCATCGGAGATTTTGATCCACGGATTTTTCCACTACCCAAATTGCTTTACCCAGTTGATTATGAAGGCTTATGAAGATCATCAAACCAATTATCCAACGGCGAATGGGATGCTTGATTTGAGACAAAATCTGGCTTTACATATCTCAGACCGATTTGCCTTAAATTATCATGCTGACGATATATTAGTTTCCAGTGGCGCGAGGCCGCTTATTTATGCAGTGTATAAGACATTACTTGACCCAGGCGATAAAGTTATTTATCCTGTTCCTTCATGGAATAACAATCATTACTGTCATTTGAGCGAAGCGCAAGCTATTGAAATAAGTTGGTGCTGATCAAAATTTTATGCCTAATGCCAGCGATCTTGCAGGACATATAGAAGCACGCAACCCTCATTGCTTTATGTTCGCCCCAAAATCCTACGGGTACCGTGTTTTCGCGTGAATCACTTTCTGAAATTTGCCAATTGGTCAAACTGGAAAATAAAAGACGGCTAGGCTCTCAGAAGCCACTTTATATTATGTACGATCAGATCTACTGTGAGTTATGCATGGATGGCATCCAACACGAGCATCCCGTGCTGCTTGAGCCGGAATTAAAGATTATGTGATTAGTATCGATGGAATGTCAAAGGCATTTGCTGCTACAGGTATCCGGGTAGGATGGGCATTTGGACCAAAGAACTCATGGCGAAAATGCGCTATTCTTTCACATGAAGGTGCATGGGCTCCTAAGCCCGAGCAAGTCGCCACCGCAAAGTTTCTCAAAGAAGAGTGTGCAAATCAATAACTACCTGAATTGGTTTAAGTCTGAAATTGATTACAGATTAAACAGTCTGTATAAGGGTATGACAGATCTTAAACACGGGTTACCCGATTGACGTTATTCAGCCGCAAGCTGCCATTTATCTCACCGTAAAACTTCCATGGAAAGGGAAGAATTACCAAAAATGGAATGTTATTTGCTCAGAAAGATGTTACAGAATATGTGTTGAATACATGCCGGGTTGGTCTGGTCCCATTCAAAGCCTTTGGATCTTCTTCAGAGTCTGAATGGTATCGCATATCTGTAGGCACACTTCGCAGAGACGATATTCCTTCCATAATAAATGCTTTAAAAAGTGGAATGGATGGACTTGAAAAACATAGCTAATCCTTCGTTAAAATAAGCTTATCATCAAATGGACACAATAGAAAATAAGTTTAAAAATTTACATGCGGTTATTATGGCCGGCGGAGTAGGTAGCAGGTTTTGGCCATACAGCCGCAATCAAAAACCCAAACAATTTTTAGATATATTGAATTGTGGAAGTAGTTTGTTGCAATTGACTTATCAACGATTGAAAGCCATTATTCCCATGAATAATATTTGGGTGGTCAGCCATGTTGATTATTCAAATCTCGTGAAGGACCAATTACCGGATATTAGTTCCGACAGGATTTTATTAGAACCAAGTCGCAAAAATACGGCTGCTTGTATTATGTACGCCAGTAAGCATATTCAAGAAGTAGATCCGGAGTCATTGGTCTTTATTGCACCATCTGATCATTTAATCATCAATACCCTCGAATTTAACAATGCGCTTATAAAATCAGCCGCATTCCTGGCCAATCAAAGTGAAGGTTTACTCACATTTGGGATCAAAGCTTCGCGTCCGGATACGGGCTATGGATACATTCGTTTTTCAAAAAATGAAGACAGCTTAGGAGTTTGGCCTGTAGCACAATTTGTTGAGAAACCTGATCCAATCACAGCCAAAAGTTATATGGATTCAGGCAACTATGTTGGTGTTTGGAACTCAGGAATGTTTTTATGGAAAATGCAACTATCCTTGAAATGATGAAACAACATGCTCCCGGAAGTTTACTCTTGTTTTGGTACATATAAACCCGGCGATGTACTTGATGATATTTATGATCGCTGTCCTTCCATTTCAATAGATTATGCGGTCATGGAAAAAACCGATAAGGCATTTGTATTACCTGTTGATTTTGGTTGGAGCGATCTCGGCACCTGGGCATCCCTTTATGAGCTGCAGGGAAAAGATAATGTTGGGAATGTGATTTTGGTTCGCATATTTTACTTCGCGATACTAACAATTGTTTGGTACCGAAACGAAGAAAATAAAATTATTGCATTACAAGGACTTAATCATCTCATCATTGTAAATACAGCTGAGGCCCTATTGATTTGTGAAAAATCACAGGAACAAGCTATAAAACAAATGGTGGCGGAATTACAAACTCAATTTGGAAATTCAGTCTTGTAATCTATCATAACATTCAAATATTATACCTTCAAACATATACCCTTGCTGGTACTACAAAAAGGCTTAAAGCTGTGACTAGCTAAGCCCTCACTAAATATTTATTATGATTACTTGAGAATAACCAAGCGTTCCATCTGACTATTCGTTCCGCTCGTTATTTTACCAAATAACTTCCTTCGCTCAAATTGCCAGCATCAAATCTATACAATTTTTTGCTCAATGTTTGCCTCCATTATGGGTACACCATCCAGGGCAAAGATCTCTATCCTGCTTGGATTTTGAGCGCTGGCCTGCGTCTCAAAATAAATTTCTTAGGAAGCAGGATTTGGATAAATGCGCGAATGCAGGTTTTCGAAACTCTTGCATATTTATTTAAATCTCCCACCTTGAAATGGGTGTTGAAAAGATTTTATCATCCAGCAAACTCTTTGTATTAGTGGTATGCTCAGGACATTCCAATCGGAGATTGGACTTCAATATATTGGACTCGCGTCAATGCATTCGTACCGTTCAATTTTTACGGTAAGTTTTGCAGCATATTTTCCATGCTGGTTAAAAATGACTTCCGGGTTTTTAGCTGTAGATCTTAGCCGGAATCCCGGACTCAGTGCCAGTCCCATTGTACAACGTCTACGCTTGATAAATCCTGAATTACTTTTAGTGGCGGGCAGCCCTTTATGGTATTTTGCAGAGAAATTAACTTTAAGGATCAAGTAAACGGCAACTTTTTGATGACCGTATCTGTTCCACATATATTCTGAGAAATCAATCAGAAATTAAATTCACCTTCTAACACCATAATCCATTTCCGGATTTTGTGTAAAGCTCCTTTTCCATTTCCAAAGTCCCAAATGTAATTGGTCCCATCAATGGTTTGATTTGTAAAAATGCTTTGAATCCAACTATGGATACGTGAAGTCGACATCCGGTTTGCTGCGAACTTCTATAAAATCCTTTTTGGTAATAGAATCTGAATAAAACACTTTTTGTAACCAATTGCATCGTATTTTCCTTTGGTTGGATAACTCACCGCAGGATTTGGATCTGTACTTGTAGAAGGATTTCCTCCAGGGAAATACCAAACATAATCATTAGCGGCTACGGATTGATTTTGAAAGCTTACCTGATAAGGTTGCACAACCCGGTGTCTGTTGAAACAAATGCCGGGTGGGCACAACACAATTGTTATTTTGGTTCCTGAGTATCTCTTCCTACAATTATTGATCGCAACATAAA from Saprospiraceae bacterium includes the following:
- a CDS encoding NTP transferase domain-containing protein, whose amino-acid sequence is MDTIENKFKNLHAVIMAGGVGSRFWPYSRNQKPKQFLDILNCGSSLLQLTYQRLKAIIPMNNIWVVSHVDYSNLVKDQLPDISSDRILLEPSRKNTAACIMYASKHIQEVDPESLVFIAPSDHLIINTLEFNNALIKSAAFLANQSEGLLTFGIKASRPDTGYGYIRFSKNEDSLGVWPVAQFVEKPDPITAKSYMDSGNYVGVWNSGMFLWKMQLSLK